The DNA window TGCCCGAAACATAGCGGTGGTAGAGTTCGTAAAACCCGTAGGCCACGGCCATGATCACCGCCGTGACGGTCAGGGCATCCAGAAAGGCCGAGAGGAAAGCCCCGGCCATACAGAACATCAAGGAGATCAGCTTTTTGGAGCGGACCCGGACCAGAATGCGGGTGAAGGTGAACTGCAGGAAGTCCTTCATGAAGTATATGCCGGCCACCATGAAGATCAGCAGCAGGATGACCTCGAAATTCTTGAGAGCCTCATGGTACACGGTCTCCGGGGAAGTCATGCCCATGATCACGGCTTCGATTGCCAGCAGGCCGCCCGCGGGCAGCGGGTAGCATTTAAGGGCCATGGCCAGAGTGAAGATGAATTCGGCGATGAGCGCCCAGCCGGCAACAAATGTCCCGGCCGTGAGCATCAGGATGGGGTTGAGGACAAGAAAGCCGACAAGGGTCAGTTTGTACCAGCCCGGCGCATTTCCCAAAAATGTCTGGGCAAAGATTTTTGAAAGCGGTGATTTCATTTTCTTATTCTCCTTGAACGTAAAAAAACGCCTCGTGGCGTCTGTCTGCGGGCTGCCGTACAGCCGTGCCGAGGCGTCTGGTTTTTATGAGTTTTTCAATTTCGTTTCAGGTGGATATTTGGTCTGCTATCGTTAAAGCGGGCGCCGGGCATGTGCCCGGCGCCCGCATGAATTAATACAGCATCATCAGCGCAGCGATCATGACGACCATGTACAGGATGGTCATGCCCACGCCGCTGCGGACGTAGTCAACGGTACGGTATCCCCCCGGGCGCATGATCAGGGCGTTGACCTGATGGGTGGGCAGTACAAAGGTGTTTGATGCGGCCACGGCCACGGTCAGGGCTGCAACGCGCGGGTCCACCCCCGCGTTGAGGGCCATGTTCATGGATAGCGGTACCAGCAGCACCGTGGCTCCCACGTTGGAAGCCACCAGCGTGAAGAATGATGTCAGGATGCCGATGACCGTGAGCAGTACCACGGCGGAAGGCGTGCCCAGAGCGGCCATGATGGTGTCCGCAATGAACTTGGCTGCCCCGGTGTTCTCGAAGGCCATGCCCAGCGGGATCAGCCCGCCGAGCAGGAATACGGTCATCCAGTCAACTGATTGGTAGGCTTCGTCAATGGTCAGGACTTTGGTCAGGACCATGCCGAGCGCTCCGGTCAGCAGGGCGATGGAAAGCTGCACATGGAAGCCGAGAATCATGGTCAGGGAAACGGCCAGCCACATGAGCGCGAGCTTGGCTTTTTCGGTGCGCAGCAGTTCGCCTTTGACCGTTTCGGTAAAGACCAGGTCGGGCAGGCCCTTGAGCATGTGGAACATTTCCCAGCGACCATGCAGGAGCAGGGCGTCGCCCGATTCGATGATGATGTCGTTCAGCCCGCTGACGAAAATCTTGTCGCCCCGGAAAATGGCCAGAGCGGACACCTGGAATCGTTGACGTATACGCAGTTCGGAAAGGGATTTGCCGCTGAACTCGGAGCGGGGCGTGACAAGCCCCTCCATGATGCCTGCGTTGTTCGGGGAAAGCTCTTCGGCGAATGTGGTCAGCTCGTCCTGAAGGACCCAGCCCATGTCTTCGGCCATGTGCGCCGCGAATTCCTGCGGTCCCACCACCACGATGTGGTCACCCGGCTGAATTGTTTCCTCCGGGGTGGGCGCGAAGATATGCGTTTTGCCGTGGTTGCGGGCAATGGCCACCAGCGTGCAGAAGTAGACGGGCCTGAGGTCAAGGGATTTGAGAGGCGAGTCGTTTTCCCAGCTTTCCGGAATAGCCAGCTCGAAAAGGGACCCCACGTTGTTGTATGTGCCGGTGAGCACGGATGACATGGGGCCGGATTTTTCGTCTTCGGAACGCGAAGGCAGGATGAACCGGCCGAACAGGATGAAATAGACCAGTGCGGCCGCAATGAGCAGCAGGCCGATGGGGGTGACGCTGAACATGCCGAAGGCCGCGTATTTTTTGCCGCCCACGACCATGAGGTCGTTGAGCAGGATCAGCGGACTGGAACCGACCAGTGTCAGGCAGCCGCCGATGATGGCGCAGAAACCCATGGGCATGAGCAGACGCCCCACGGGGACGCCGGTCTGGTTGCCTATGCGTTTGGCCGCGGGCAGGAAAAGTGCTGCCGCGCCGATGTTTTGCATGAAGCCTGATATGATGGCCACCGTACCTGCAATAAGGGTCATGATTCTGGATTCGCTTTTGCCGGCGAATCGCAGAATCACCCGGGCCATGGAATTCATGACGCCGGTTTTGTCCAGTCCGGCGCCGATGATGATCACCGCGATGATGGAGACCACGGCGTTACTGCTCAGACCGCTGATGGCCTGTTGCGGCGTGACGAGTCCGAGCAGGGGGAGCAGCACCATCATGATGATGCCGACCACGTCCACCCGAACCCATTCGAAGATGAAGAGAAGGACAGCGAAAACGAGTACGGCCAGAACAGTAATGATTTCTGGGGTCATGGGGAATCCTCGGGAATCGTATGGTGTTGCCGCTACAGGCCGGTTTTATTTGGCCTGCAGCGTCGCACGGGTGTATACGGGAATGGTTCTCCTGCTCTGGCACACGGCAATGGAGTCGTCCATAACGTAGCGGAATTGGTCCTGCTCATGCATTGCGGCTACGACGGCTTCCTCGTCACCCTGTCGCACCTCATGACTGAAGTTGAGGCCCGCATCAACAGCCTTGCAGGAGAAATACTCTATGTTTTTTCGCGCCTCGTCGGAGAACTCGTTGAAATCCTGACCGGATTCATCAACGTTCACTGCAACCAGTGAGCTTCTGGTCTTGGCAGCCATGCTTACGGCGTAGTCGGCAATATCGCGGGAAAAAGCCTGACCCCGGCAGATGACGAGGATTTTGCACTCCGGACGATCACAACGGACAGCTTCGGTGGCCAGGGGGGTGTCGGTGACTGTTTTCTTGCGGCTTGCGGTAAACCGTTTGAAAAATGTTTTCATCGAGGATTCTCCTGAATGTTCCATAAGGTACGTTTCACGGCCGACAACCCACGCCCCGATGTGGCACGTGTTGCAGTGTCTTTCGGACATTATGTCGTAGTGTTTATCAACCGCTTTTTTCATTCCACTGAAGAGGGCCATAGTTTACTCCTAGCGCTAAATGTTGGAGATTTTTTCGCCTCTTTTCACCCTGTACCAATCAAAACACATGCCAACAAAGCGTATGTCGCCAACCATCTGAAAAGATATGGTAAAACGATGTTTCGACGAAATGCGGCCGGGCGGTATGTTGCGATATGTAACGCCGCGTGTCGGCAAACACGGCAGTCCGCGTGGATAGGGGGCATATGGTTGCAGATTGTTGCGATGCAGAATGCAACGCTTTCATGTCTGAAATGTACGTTGAATGAGGGGCGGCAATGGCGTGGCGCGGGCAAATGGGGACCGAGTTTTTTTTTGTGCACGGAGTCACAAGGTGATTATGTTTTATTTTCAGCATGTTGTGAGCGTGCATGCGCAGTACCGTTTGTTGCGTACGTGGGGACGAATGAGCTCCCAGATATTTGGGTGAAACATTGTTGCGAATTGCAACCTTAACAAGTCCCAGTCCCGGTGATACATAATGATAATAAGGAGGTGCGGGGTGCAAAGGCCGGTTCGGTCCGCATTACCCGCCCGCCGTATTCTTGCAGGAGGAGACGGACATGGGTTGGTTCGGCAGAGAGAAATCCCCGGCCCCGGCCGCGAAGGAACCCCGGCAGGACGATGCCCGGAAGGAGTTGTCTGGACCTTCCAGACAGCAGGATGCCCTGCGCGAGAGGATTGAGGCGTCCGGGCTGCCTCCCGAGGTGTATGAGGCGGCCATCAGTGAATGCGACCGCATGGACGGCGTGGAGCCTTCCTCGCCCGAATACGCCATCAGTCTCAATTTTCTGGAAACCATACTTTCCCTGCCGTGGAATGAAACCACCAAGGATGATCTGGACATCAACCGGGCCGGCGAGGTTCTCGACGCCCGCCACTACGGCCTTCGCCGGGTCAAGGATCGCATCCTCGAGTTTCTGGCGGTCAAGAGCCTGTGCGCCCGGGACAAGCCGCGCATTCTGGTGGTGGATGACGAACGTATTGCCCGTGAGAACCTGACCATCGTTTTCGAAGACGACGGCTATGAGGTGGAAGCTGTTGCCAACGGTGTGGAGGCCGTGGCCGCAATGGAGCGGAAGCCGGCGCATGTGGTGGTCTCCGACCTGAAGATGGACGGCATGGACGGCATGGAGCTTTTGCAGGTGCTGCGCAAGCGCTGGCCGGACACCAAGGTGGTCATGATTACGGGGTATGCCACGGTCAAAACCGCCGTAGATGCCTTGCAACAGGGCGCGGACCAGTATCTGGGCAAGCCCGTGAACCTGACCAAGCTGCGGCGGCTCGTCACCGAACTGCACGCCCAGAGTGTCCGGGCCCGGCATCTGCACGGTTTCGTGCTGTGCTTCAACGGTCCTCCGGGCATGGGAAAAACGTCCATCGGCAAGGCCATTGCAGAGGCCATGGGCCGCAAGTTCATCCGCCTCTCCCTGGCCGGTCTGCGGGATGAGGCCGAGCTTCGCGGGCATCGGCGAACCTATGTGGGGGCCATGCCGGGCCGAATCCTCCAAGGCATCAGCAAGGCCGGTTCACGCAACCCCGTCATCATGCTGGACGAGGTGGACAAGGCCGTGCAGGATTTCAAGGGCGATGCCGTGTCCGTGTTGCTGGAAATGCTCGATTCCGAGCAGAACAGCGGGTTCGTGGATCATTACCTCGGGCTGCCGTTCGATCTTTCCAATGTGCTGTTCATATGCACGGCCAACGCGGTGGAACGCCTGCCAGCCCCTCTTTTGGACCGCCTCGAGGTCATTGATTTTCCCAGCTACACCTTGAACGAAAAGGTGCGGATCGCCACGGATTTCGTCATCCCCGATCAACTGCGGCGGCATGGTCTGGACGAGCAGCTGGTGAGCGTTTCCGAGGACGCGGCCAGAATTGTGATAACAGGCTATACCCGCGAGGCCGGGCTTCGCGGAATGCGCATGCAGCTTGCCTCCCTGTGCCGCAAGCTTGCCCGCCGGGTACTCGCGGACGGCAGTCAGGCTGTGGAAGTGGACGAGGCCATGGTCCGGGAACTGCTTGGGGCACCGCCCATGATTGCGGCTTCCGCCCGGTCCCGGCCACGGGTGGGATTGTCCACGAGTCTGGTCTGGACCGAGAATGGCGGCGAGATCATTTTTGTGGAGACCGCACGAATGCAGGGCAACAAACAGCTTATCCTGACGGGATCGCTGGGCGAGATCCTGCGCGAGTCGGCACAGACGTCGCTCAGCTACTGCCGCAGCCATGCCGGAGAGTACGGCATCGACCCGGACGTGTTTGCCGCTTCGGACATCCACATCCATATTCCGGCCGGTGCGGTTTCCAAGGAAGGACCGTCTGCAGGTGTGTCCATCACATTGGCATTGCTTTCCCTGCTCACGGGCAGGCCCATCCGGCAGGACGTGGCCTCGACAGGCGAACTTTCCCTGTTGGGCGAGGTGTTGCCGGTGGGTGGTATCCGGGAAAAGCTGATGGCCGCGCAGGCTGCCGGCGTCGGTATCGTTATCCTGCCGCAGGGGTGCGCCCGGCGGGTCGACGACATTGAAGAGGACGTGGTGCGGGATCTGGATATCCGTTTTGTTTCAACCATGGAGGAGGCGGCCGGAATAGCCCTGTGCGACTCGCCTACTCCAGATGATAACGCTTGATTTTACGCCACAGCGAGACCCGGTCTATGCCGAGGATGCGCGCGGCCTGCGTCTTGTTGCCGGCCGAAGCGGCCAGCACCTTGCGGATGTGGCTTTTTTCCAGATCCTCCAACGTGGGCAGCGGCGCCTCGGTCCCGGCATCGCAGATTTCGGCGGGCAGCAGGTCCGGAGTGAAGGACGTTCCCTGTCCGAGGGCCAATGCGCGCTGGACAATGTTTTCCAGCTCGCGCACGTTGCCCGGAAATGCGTAGCGCATGAGCACGTTGAGCGTGTCCTGTGAGATGGACGATATGGTCTGCCCCGGCTGGCGGTGCTTCTCCAGAAAATGTCCGATGAGGATGGGGATGTCCTCGCGATGCTCACGAAGCGGCGGGGCCTGAAGCGTGACCACGTTCAGCCGGTAATAGAGATCCTGACGAAATTCCCCCCGGTCCACCATTTCCTGCAGGTCGCAGTTGGTGGCGGCCAGTACCCGAATGTCCACCGGAATTTCCTTGGTGCCGCCGACACGCAGGAAGTTGCGCTCCTGAAGAACCCGCAGCAGCTTGACTTGCATGTTCAACGGCAGTTCGCCGATTTCGTCGAAAAAGACCGTGCCGCCGTCGGCCACTTCCAGAATGCCTTTCTGGCCCCGGTTTGCTCCGGTGAAGGCTTCCTTTTCGTGGCCGAACAGTTCCTTGTCCATGAGTTCGGCCGTGAAGGTGCCGCAGTTGATGGCCATGAACCGTTCTTCGGAGCGCCGGCTGAGTTGATGGATGCCCTGCGCCACCAGTTCCTTGCCCGTGCCGGTCTCGCCCTGGATGAGCACGTTGCAGTCCATCTGGGCCAGTTGCCGCACGGTTTTTTTCAGCTTGACGAACACGTCGCTTTCACCCACCAGCGGGAAATCGCTCTTGCCTTGGGCGACGAGTTCCCTGAGGCGCTGGACCTCAGCGGACAGGGCGTGCTGCTCCAGCGCCCGCTCCACCTGAAGACGCAGTTCGTCCAGCTTGACAGGCTTGGCAACGTATGAGTGAGCCCCTTTTTGCATGGCCGTGACCGCGTTGGACACAGTGGCATGGCCCGTGACCATGATGACGAAGGTTTGCGGGTGGTGGGAGCGGATGCGGTCCAAAAGCTGAAGGCCGTCAATGCCCGGGAGCATCAGGTCCGTGATGACCAGGTCGTAGTCGTTTTTTTCCAGTTCGCGGAGGCCTTCTTCGGCCGAAGCCAGCGCGGTCGTTTTGTGGCCCGAGGACGTCAGGGCGAACGTCAGGTTTTCGCGGGCGATGCGCTCGTCCTCGATGACAAGGATGGATCCGGCGCTCATGCGGTTTTCTCCGGGTTGAGGGGGAGTCGGATGAAGAATTTGGTGCCTTGTCCGGGGGCACTCTCGACCCGTATGGAACCGTTGTGTTCCTCGATGATGCCGTAGACCACGTAGAGGCCCAGGCCCGTGCCCTGCCCCACTTCCTTGGTAGAGAAGAAGGGATCGAAAATGCGTTGCAGGATTTCGGGCGGAATGCCCGGGCCGGAGTCCGCAATGGTGATGATTTTGTGGTCCGCGTCCCGATACGATTCGATCTCGATGGTTCCTTCCTCGTCACCAATGGCCTGGGTGGCGTTGATGATCAGGTTGATCAGCGCTTCGTTGAACCGTTGTCTGTCCAGATACAGGGTGACCTCGTCCGCCACCCGCACATTGACCGTTATCCGGGGGCCGATCTGGCTGGAGACCAGTTGCAGCGCGGAAGTGATGACCTTCTTGATGTTGCACGGCCGGGGAGAGAAATCCTTGTGCCGGGAGAATTCGAGTAGCCCCTTGACGATGTCGCGAGCCCGCACGGTTTCCTGGGCGATGTTGTCCATCATCTTGTCGGCAAACGGATTTTGCCCCGCGGTTTGTTCGGACAAGAGCTGTGCCGAGGTGGAAATGTTGTTGAGCGGATTGTTCAGCTGGTGGGCGATGCCGGATGCGAGCGTGCCGATGGAGGAGAGCTTCTGGGCCTGCACGAGCTGGGTTTGTCGTTTGTTCAGTTCCTCGACCATGGAGTTCAACGCCACGAACACCTGTTGGATCTCGTCTTCCGCGTTTTTGACCGCCAAGGGCTCAAAGGTGCCCTGGGCGATGCTGCGCGTGGCCTCGTGCACCCGGCGCAGGGGCCCGAGGATGGATTTGGAGACAAAGATGACCAGCGCCAGCACAACAATGGCCACCACGCCCATGGCGATGACCAGCGTAGTGCGCAGTTTGTGGTTTATGGTCAGGACGCTCTGACGTTCGAATTCGGCGATGGCGATGGAGTGCTCCACCATGCTTTGCCCGGCCTCGCGGAGGGCCTGTGCTTTGGGGGCGTTTTCCATGACGGCCGAGGGGCTGGCATCGAGCTCGCCGAGCAACACGTTGTAGCGTGCCAGTCCCTGCTTGAGGGCCCGGCCGTGCTCGCGGCCGGGGGGCGTGTCGATCTCTTCGGAAAGAGTCTGCAGCAGGGTGGCGGCCTTCTGGATGTTGTGCCGGTTCAGACTCAGCACTCCCTTGTCGTGATACAGGAAAAAGTTTTTTTCCTCGCGTCGGATTTCAAGGATCAGGTTGCGCAGGTCGTCTGCCCGCTCCACCAGAGTCACTTCCTGCTCCAGCTGGTTGATGTTGGAAAGGGACAACAGGGCGATCCCGCCGAAGGCAAGGGTGAAGATGGCTATGCCGATGATGATGGTGTGTCTGAGATTGGGTCTGAACATAGGTGTCCTCGTCGCATATCCTCGGAGACCTTGACACTAAGCCCCGCCGTGGGAAATGGCAAGGCTACCGGAAAGTTCGGAAAACCGGCGGCCGGATCGGGGGGGGGGTTATTCGGATCTCAGTGCGTCAATAGGGCTGAGGCGTGCCGCCTGACGGGCCGGATAGAAACCGAAAAAGATGCCGACCAGACAGGAGACGACGACACCTATGGCAATGGCGTCCATGGAGACGAAGAAATCCCAGTGGTTGAATGCCGCCAGCCCGTAGGCCACCCCCACGCCTGCAAAGGAGCCGATGACTCCCCCCGCGACGCAGAGCAGCAGTGATTCCATGAGGAATTGTTGTTGAATGTCCTTTTGCATGGCCCCGAGTGCCCGGCGGATGCCGATTTCCTTTGTCCGTTCGGTTACGGAGACAAGCATCACGTTCATGACGCCCACACCGCCCACGATGAGTGAAATGGAGCCGATGGCACCCAGCAGCAGGGTAAAGAGCCGCATCTGGGCCTGTTGCTGATCGATCAGTTGTTCAGCGCTGCGGACATTCACGTCAAGGTGTCGCGAGGCTCGTGCGAAATATCCCTTGATCTGGTTGGCTGCGGTCTGCCATGCGGCATCTTCTCTGAATTTTGCCAGCATGGCTTGTACGCCGGGATTGCTCATCATTCGAAACGACATGGAGATCGGAATCAGGATACCCGAATCCAGTCCGTCAGGCCGCATGCCGCTCATGGGCTCGTGTCGAATGACGCCGCAGATTGTCAGAATGCGATTATCTACCAGGATCTGCGCTCCAAGCACCTTTTGCATGCCTCCCTCGATCAGGCGCTTTTCCACTTTGTCCGTGATGACGCAAAAGGGCATGAGCAGGTCGAGGTCGGAAAGGAACCTTCCTTTGAGCACCTTGAGTTTGTTTATGTCGCCGAAGGATTGGGTCACGCCGAGCATGGTGAGGTTGAAGCTTTTGCCCTTGTTGGTCACTTCGACGAATGATCGCGTATAGGGGGCCACCTGAGTGATGGCCGGGCAATATTTCGGGGCGCGCAACGCCGCGGCGAACGGAATATGTCTGGGCGTGCCCGAGTCCTGATTCGGTTCGACAGCAAGGAGGTCGGTTCCCATGTCCGTGAAGGCTTTCATCACTTGATTCTTGACCATCTCCCCCGCGGACACCATGGCAATGACCGATCCTATGCCGATGACAATGCCGAGCAGGGCAAGCAGGGTGCGTTGCTTGGCGTCCCACAGGCTCCCGAGAGCCTCGCTGAAATTTTCGCCCCAGATCATGACTCTTCCTCCACGAGTGCCCCGTCGCTCATGTGAACAATGCGTGCACACTGTCGGGCCAGGTCCGGATCATGGGTGATGATGATGGTGGTAATGTGTTTTTCCCGGTTGAGTTCGGAAAAAAGGGACATGATGGCGTCGGAAGTCGTGGAATCGAGGGCTCCGGTCGGTTCGTCAGCCAGAATCAGGGCCGGTTCGCCAACCAGGGCGCGAGCAATGGCCACGCGCTGCTGCTGGCCGCCCGACAGCTCCGATGGCCTGTGGTTCATGCGATCGGCCATTCCAACCCGGTCAAGCATCTCGCTGGCTTTTTCGATGCGCATGGATTTGCCGACACCCCGGTACAGGAGCGGCAGGCAGACATTATCTCGGGCAGAGAGTCTGGGAAGCAGGTTGAATTGCTGGAAGCAGAATCCGATGCGTTGGTTGCGGATGCGTGAGAGGGCCCCGTCATCGAGATTCGAACTCTCCCTTTCTTCGAAAAAGTATTGGCCGGACGAGGGCGTATCCAGAAAGCCCAGTATGTTCATGAGGGTGCTTTTGCCGCAGCCGGAAGCCCCGACAACGGACAGCAGTTCACCCTTTTCGACGCGCAGCGTGATTCCGCGCAGGACTTCCAAGGGCACTGATCCCAGCATGTAGGATTTGTGGATATCTCGGAGTTCAATCATTGCGTTCTATTGTATGACAATCTTGTCGCCCACCGAGAGGCCCCTGAGAATCTCCACGTCCTGCAGGGTGGTGATGCCGGTCTTCACCCTGACGGGTTTCGGCTTGCCGGTGGAAGGGTCGATGCGTTGAACGGTCTTGGCCTTCGGGTCCACCGCACTGATGGGAACGAGAATCGCCTTGGGATTTTCATAGACCACGATCTGCAATTCGGCGGACATGCCGATGCGCACGGTGCTGGCTACATTTGCCGGGATGTCGTTGATGGTGACATCCACCCGGTAGAACGGATGAGCGGAATCGGACTCCTTGACTGTCTGGGAGGCTATGTCGCGAATGACTCCGGCCAGGACCACGCCGGGAAATGCCTCGCCGGTAACGTGCACTTTCTGGCCCACGCGCAGTTCGACCACGTCCACCTCGTCCGCCTTGGCCCTGACTTCCATGGATTCAAGGTCCGCTATGGCGAGCATGGGCAGGCCCGCAGTGACGCTGGCGCCTTCCGATAATACCATGGTTTTTTCATTGTCGGAGAACTGTGGTTTCATGGCGACACCGCGAACCGGTGCGATCACCGTGGCCAGGGCTGCTTTCGCCTTGTAGCTTTCGAAAACCGCCTTGGCATTCTCCAGTTTGATCTCGGCCATGCGTACGTTGTCCTGCCCGCCTTTCTTGAGCTCTGCCCTGTATTTGTCTTCAGATGAGGCCAGCGTGTCCTTGGCGGAGCGGTAGTCCTCTTTTGCCTGCTCCATGTCGTCGCGGGAGATGATGCCGTTGCTGAACAGGGCTTCGGCTTCCTTGAGTTTGCGTTTCTTGGCGTCTGCGCTGTTGCGGGCGCTGATGAGTTCGCGTTGGGCGTCGCGGCTCTCGGGAGACTTCGACCAGTGCGCCTTGTCGTTGAAATCCTGTTTGGCCTTGATAAAGTCGCTCTCTGCGTTGCGCAGTTTGATCATCAGGTCGGAATTGTCGAGGACCATGAGCTTCTGACCCCGCCGGACCTCCTCGCCGTATGTGAAGGCCATTGTCTTTACCGGGCCGCTGAATGGGGCCGGGATGTTGACGGTCTTGAGCGGTTCCAGTGAACCGGTCAGGGATACTTCCCGGCTGATGGGCTGGGTGGTTACTGTCACTGTTCGCATGGTCTTGCCGGCGGGCAGGTGGTGAAATTCCCCGGCAAACCAGTCAGCCGTAAACATGTGGTAAAAGACCCACGAAAACATGACCAAAAGGATCAGAAGTGCGCTTTTCTGAATTGTTTGGAGCCGGGAAAACCGCTCCTTGGCTCGACGCACCGTCTGTTCCATGGTTTTCAGTTCAGAGAGCGCCGGGTCGCGTTTGTCATCGGTCACTGTGCACCTCGGTGATGGATTTTTTGGCCCCTTGCCGTTGGGTCTTGAAATCTATTTTCCAGGTGTCGAGAGTCGTTCCGAGAAACTTGTCAAAATCGTTGAGCGCGTCGAGGTAGGACACCTTTGTTTCAAGCTCGTTGTACTTGGCAGTGAACAGGTCACTCTGGAAAGTGACGATCTGAAATGTGGAGGAGCGGCCTGCCTTTGCCTTGATCTGTTCCACCTCGAGTTTCTTTTGGGCCAATTCGCGGGCTTTGATTGCCAGCTTGACCGAACGGGCCTTTATTTTCAGATCGCGGATGTAGTTCTCCACATCACTGGCGAGATCGTCTTCCATCTTCTTGAGCTCGATGAGCGCAATGCGGACCTGGGCCTTGGCGCTCAGTTCGTCGCTGGTCAGTTGGCGGCGTTCCGTACCGAATAGCGGCATATTCATCTCTAATTGCACGGCCCAATCGTCTTGCCGGGTTTTGGGCTGATTGGTCGTGGACGTCCGGGCATCCTCGTATTCGGCTGTGAGGTCCAGCCGGGGTAAGGTATCGCGGCTTTTGCGTATCAGTTCATATTCCTTGTATTCAAGGTCAAGGTGCTTGAGCAGATATTCGGGCCTGTTCTGCCTGGCCAGGGCAAGGCTCTTTGCCTCGTCAAAAGCCATGTCTTCGATGTCTATCTTTTCCGATGGGATGATTTTGGTGTCCTTGTCGAGGCTGAGGTGCTTGGCAAGGCTGAGTTGGGATTTGATGTATGCGTTGCGCGCCCGCTCCAACGACAACTCCCGGTCCGCGAGGTCTGATTCGTACTGGATCAAGTCCATGGCGGCCATGCGTCCGTATTGGACTTCGACACGGGCGTTGTCGAGGCTTTTCTGGGATATCTCCATTGACTCCTTGCTGATCTCCATGGCGTGCATGGCTGTGAGAAGCTCCCGGTAGTATTCAATGCCCTGCGCCACCTCGTCCATAAGCGTGTTCTTGAGGTTGACGATGTTCACCTTTTCGTTGACCTCGGCCTGACGGACAAAGCTCAGGTCGTAGTCTATTCCAGCACCCTGCAGAAGGGGTTGGGTCAGTTTGACCTTCCATGAACCGGTCCTGACGACCTCGTTTTCCGTAAGAGAACCGCTCTCGGTATCGTGTTCAAGGCTCTTGGAAAAAATGAAATCGATAGCGCCGCCAGTGGGAATTCGTTGGGAAATGGTGGCCGAGGCAGCGAATTTTTCATCGCGGCGGGATTGGATGTTGGTGATGTCTTCGGCCTTGCGGGCAGTTCCGTCTATGGAAACACGCGGGATATAGCGAAAAGTGGTGTCCGTGATCAGGTCATACTTTTCCAGGACCCGATTCAGGTATGCGATTTCCACGTTGGTGTTGTTGCGAATGGTGAGGGCCACGCATTCGCCAAGCGACATG is part of the Pseudodesulfovibrio senegalensis genome and encodes:
- a CDS encoding TolC family protein; translation: MVSLAAALLFCCFCSIPEALAEKPDPRPITMSLGECVALTIRNNTNVEIAYLNRVLEKYDLITDTTFRYIPRVSIDGTARKAEDITNIQSRRDEKFAASATISQRIPTGGAIDFIFSKSLEHDTESGSLTENEVVRTGSWKVKLTQPLLQGAGIDYDLSFVRQAEVNEKVNIVNLKNTLMDEVAQGIEYYRELLTAMHAMEISKESMEISQKSLDNARVEVQYGRMAAMDLIQYESDLADRELSLERARNAYIKSQLSLAKHLSLDKDTKIIPSEKIDIEDMAFDEAKSLALARQNRPEYLLKHLDLEYKEYELIRKSRDTLPRLDLTAEYEDARTSTTNQPKTRQDDWAVQLEMNMPLFGTERRQLTSDELSAKAQVRIALIELKKMEDDLASDVENYIRDLKIKARSVKLAIKARELAQKKLEVEQIKAKAGRSSTFQIVTFQSDLFTAKYNELETKVSYLDALNDFDKFLGTTLDTWKIDFKTQRQGAKKSITEVHSDR
- a CDS encoding ABC transporter ATP-binding protein, yielding MIELRDIHKSYMLGSVPLEVLRGITLRVEKGELLSVVGASGCGKSTLMNILGFLDTPSSGQYFFEERESSNLDDGALSRIRNQRIGFCFQQFNLLPRLSARDNVCLPLLYRGVGKSMRIEKASEMLDRVGMADRMNHRPSELSGGQQQRVAIARALVGEPALILADEPTGALDSTTSDAIMSLFSELNREKHITTIIITHDPDLARQCARIVHMSDGALVEEES
- a CDS encoding efflux RND transporter periplasmic adaptor subunit, with amino-acid sequence MTDDKRDPALSELKTMEQTVRRAKERFSRLQTIQKSALLILLVMFSWVFYHMFTADWFAGEFHHLPAGKTMRTVTVTTQPISREVSLTGSLEPLKTVNIPAPFSGPVKTMAFTYGEEVRRGQKLMVLDNSDLMIKLRNAESDFIKAKQDFNDKAHWSKSPESRDAQRELISARNSADAKKRKLKEAEALFSNGIISRDDMEQAKEDYRSAKDTLASSEDKYRAELKKGGQDNVRMAEIKLENAKAVFESYKAKAALATVIAPVRGVAMKPQFSDNEKTMVLSEGASVTAGLPMLAIADLESMEVRAKADEVDVVELRVGQKVHVTGEAFPGVVLAGVIRDIASQTVKESDSAHPFYRVDVTINDIPANVASTVRIGMSAELQIVVYENPKAILVPISAVDPKAKTVQRIDPSTGKPKPVRVKTGITTLQDVEILRGLSVGDKIVIQ
- a CDS encoding ABC transporter permease — translated: MIWGENFSEALGSLWDAKQRTLLALLGIVIGIGSVIAMVSAGEMVKNQVMKAFTDMGTDLLAVEPNQDSGTPRHIPFAAALRAPKYCPAITQVAPYTRSFVEVTNKGKSFNLTMLGVTQSFGDINKLKVLKGRFLSDLDLLMPFCVITDKVEKRLIEGGMQKVLGAQILVDNRILTICGVIRHEPMSGMRPDGLDSGILIPISMSFRMMSNPGVQAMLAKFREDAAWQTAANQIKGYFARASRHLDVNVRSAEQLIDQQQAQMRLFTLLLGAIGSISLIVGGVGVMNVMLVSVTERTKEIGIRRALGAMQKDIQQQFLMESLLLCVAGGVIGSFAGVGVAYGLAAFNHWDFFVSMDAIAIGVVVSCLVGIFFGFYPARQAARLSPIDALRSE